AAATCCCTACATTTCGAGTTGACCAAATGCCATATGGCGGGGTAAAAATGAGCGGAATGGGCCGAGAAGGCATTAAATATGCGGTTGAAGAAATGACTGAACTAAAGCTGATCAGCTTTAAAACAGAGTAGTAAAAATGTCTGGCTGATTTCCAGTCAGGCATTTTTTGTAAATGGATAATTGGCATTGGGGGATTCAGTGTTTGAATTCAAATATACACCAACCAAACACATAGGTTTACGAAGCTTGAACTAGAGGTTTATTCGTGGAGAATGGTCCTCATAAAGGGTTCATGAAGCCCGAAAAGTAAGAGAAAGAGAGAAAATGGTCCTCATGAAGGGATCATGAAGCCCAAAATGAAAGAGAGTGAGAGGAAATGGTCCTCATGAAGGGTTCATGAAGCCCAAAAAGTAAGAGAAAGAGAGAAAATGGTCCTCATGAAGGGTTCATGAAGCCAAAATGAAAGAGAGTGAGAAGAAATGGTCCTCATGAAGGGTGTGAAGCCCAGGGGAATATGTGCACATGAACTTTGTTTAAAACTAGAATACGAATGGAGTGTCGGGGATGAATCAAAGTGCTTCCACCATTCATATTGAGGAAGATAGATTATATTTAGAGGCTTATCTTGATCCTTTTAATAAAAGAATTCGTATTGATGATTACCGTGGCAACACTCAACTAGTGTTGGAAAAAGCGGAGGAGTTAGCACGCCAGCACAACCTGGAAAAGTTAATTATAAAAGCACGATTAGAAGATTTCCTACACCTATTTGAAAAAGGCTTACAGCCGGAAGCTGTAGTTGATCGTTATTTTCTCGGATCTGATGCCCATTTTTTTTCGAAGTTTTATACAGAGGAACGAAAGAAAAATGATCATTGGGTTACAGAGGACGGAATGATTCACAGCATTTATCAATTAGATAGCAACTTCGATAAACCCTATCCGCCAAAGGAGTATGAATTAAAGAAGGCAGATGAATCTTGTGCAAAAGAGCTTTCGGGGTTATACCGCGAAGTGTTTCAAATATACCCCACACCCTTACATGACCCAGATTATGTTAAAAAGACCATGAAGGAAGGGACCATTTATTACGTTTTCTTTCATCAGGGGAAAATTGTCAGTGCTGCTTCTGCTGAAGTAAATTCATTTTATAAAAATGCTGAATTAACGGATTGTGCGACCTTAAAGGAACACAGAAAATATGGGTTAATGAAAATTATTCTCCGGGAGCTAGAGGGTGAGCTTAAACAGCAGGGAATATACTGTGCGTATTCGATAGCAAGGAGTTTATCCTTTGGAATGAATGCGGTGTTATACCAGCTCGGATATAAGTATCGCGGCAGGTTAATGAATAACTGCTATATTTATGACAAGCTTGAGAATATGAATATGTGGGTAAAGAATCTGGCAAATGGCTAATTTTTCGGCTCTATGTGCTGAATTTTTGGCATCCTTAAAGCGAGGTGAAGCATTGGTGCAATTAACTGCGTTAACGCAGGAAGTTCTTTCAGCCATCCTGAAAACCATCGATGAAGGAATCCATGTGGTCGATACAGAAGGTAAAACCATTTTCTATAATGAGGTAGCAGCAAGGCTTGATGGAATGAATGTCAAGGAAGTTCAGGGTAAAGACCTGCTGGACGTTTTTCCTTCCTTAACTGAGAATTCAAGTACGTTACTCAGGGTAATTAAAACGGGCAAGTCTATCTATAATCAGACACAGGTTTATGTAAACATTCATGGAGCAAGAATTGATACCATAAATACCACACTTCCTATTTTTGTGGATAAGCAAATTATTGGTGCGGTTGAGATTGCAAAAGATTATACTCGGTTGAAGCAGCTATCAGAAAGTCTATTAGATTTACAAAAAAATGTGATTAAAAACAATAAGAAAAAAACAGCAAAAAACATCAAATATACCTTAGATGATTTAAAAACAGTTAATCCGATATTCCAGAGCCTCAAGGACGAAGCTAAAAAGCTGGCAAAATCAAACTCTCCCATTCTTGTATACGGAGAAAGCGGTACAGGAAAGGAATTATTTGTGCAAGGTGTTCATCACGAATCCCTTCGCGGGGACGGACCGTTCATTGCTCAAAACTGTGCAGCCATCCCAGAAACATTGCTTGAAAGCATTCTTTTTGGCACAGCAAAAGGCAGCTACACAGGAGCTGTTGAAAGAAAAGGGCTATTTGAGTTGGCAGATGGAGGAACATTGTTTCTCGATGAGCTTCATACCATGCCGATTGAGCTGCAGGCAAAGTTATTGCGTGTCTTAGAGGATGGGATGGTAAGAAGGGTTGGAAGCTCACAAAACATTTCCGTTGATGTACGTATCATTGCAGCGATGAATGTCCATCCAAATACAGCGCTTCAGAATCAAAAGCTACGCTCTGACCTGTATTACCGCTTAAATGTGTTTACTTTTTCTCTGCTCCCTCTTAGAGAACGGAAAGAGGATATCCAGTTGCTGACCCAATATTTTATTGCGTTTTTTAATAAGTCATTGCAGAAAAAGATAAATGGAGTCGAGCAAAAAGTAAAAGGTCTCTTTATGGATCATCCTTGGCCAGGGAATGTAAGGGAACTGAAGCATACGATTGAATACATGATGAATGTTTGCGATGACGAAATCCTGCAAGTGAAAGACCTCCCCATTATGATGAAACAGCTTGCAGCAGGTAATGAAAATAGTGACAACAATTTATCTCTGAGAAAAAATCTCGAAGAACTAGAAAAAAAACTGATCCACACTGCACTCGACCTATCAGCTGGGAATGTCAAACAAGCAGCCGAGCTGTTAGATATTCCAAGGCAAACCTTACAATATAAGATCAAAAAGCTACGAGAATGACTGCCGAAAAATCGGCTTTTTTTTTGTAATCATCAGTTAAAAAATCTAATATTCCGTTACCTTACCCGGACTAAGTGCATTGGCATATTTCTTGCATAATATCTAAGTAAAGCAGGGTAAGGAGGAATACACATGAAACACACATTATACAAGCCGGATAGGCATTGGAAAGATATAGAGCTTTGGAAAGATGTAAGCGAGGAGCAATGGAATGATTGGCTGTGGCAGCTGACAAATACGATCCGCACACTAGACGATTTAAAAAAGGTAATCAATTTAACCCCAGATGAAGAAGAAGGCGTTAGAATCTCAACAAAGACAATCCCACTAAATATAACACCTTATTATGCTTCACTAATGAATCCGGATGACCCACGCTGCCCAATACGGATGCAGTCTGTTCCAATATCTAAAGAAATCCATAAAACAAAATACGATCTTGAAGACCCATTGTATGAGGATGAAGATTCACCAGTTCCGGGATTAACACACCGGTATCCAGATCGTGTTTTATTTCTAGTTACCAATCAATGCTCGATGTATTGCCGTTATTGTACAAGGAGACGCTTCTCGGGACAAATCGGAATGGGGGTTCCAAAGAAACAGCTGGATGCGGCCATTAACTATATCCGTCAAACACCGCAAGTTCGAGATGTATTAATATCTGGCGGTGATGGGCTTCTTATTAATGATAATATCCTTGAATATATATTGAAAAACCTTCGTGAAATTGACCATGTAGAAATTATTCGAATTGGAACTCGAGCACCTGTAGTATTTCCTCAGAGGATTACGGAGGACCTTTGTAACATTTTTAAAAAATATCATCCAATTTGGTTGAATACTCATTTTAATACATCAATTGAAATAACAGA
This genomic stretch from Neobacillus niacini harbors:
- the ablA gene encoding lysine 2,3-aminomutase; this encodes MKHTLYKPDRHWKDIELWKDVSEEQWNDWLWQLTNTIRTLDDLKKVINLTPDEEEGVRISTKTIPLNITPYYASLMNPDDPRCPIRMQSVPISKEIHKTKYDLEDPLYEDEDSPVPGLTHRYPDRVLFLVTNQCSMYCRYCTRRRFSGQIGMGVPKKQLDAAINYIRQTPQVRDVLISGGDGLLINDNILEYILKNLREIDHVEIIRIGTRAPVVFPQRITEDLCNIFKKYHPIWLNTHFNTSIEITEESKKACEMLANAGVPVGNQSVILAGINDSVPIMKKLMHDLVKIRVRPYYIYQCDLSEGIGHFRAPVSKGLEIIEGLRGHTSGYAVPTFVLDGPGGGGKISLQPNYLISQSAEKVVLRNFEGVITSYPEPENYKPGTAEAYFKEVYPDMEEKRSNIGIAGIMNDQHFNLVPEGLTRLNRRKEYIQNPNHSTLKDKRSKRDELKEKKFQALQKKPASAEKNESDGKQPQEE
- the ablB gene encoding putative beta-lysine N-acetyltransferase, translating into MNQSASTIHIEEDRLYLEAYLDPFNKRIRIDDYRGNTQLVLEKAEELARQHNLEKLIIKARLEDFLHLFEKGLQPEAVVDRYFLGSDAHFFSKFYTEERKKNDHWVTEDGMIHSIYQLDSNFDKPYPPKEYELKKADESCAKELSGLYREVFQIYPTPLHDPDYVKKTMKEGTIYYVFFHQGKIVSAASAEVNSFYKNAELTDCATLKEHRKYGLMKIILRELEGELKQQGIYCAYSIARSLSFGMNAVLYQLGYKYRGRLMNNCYIYDKLENMNMWVKNLANG
- a CDS encoding sigma-54 interaction domain-containing protein, translated to MVQLTALTQEVLSAILKTIDEGIHVVDTEGKTIFYNEVAARLDGMNVKEVQGKDLLDVFPSLTENSSTLLRVIKTGKSIYNQTQVYVNIHGARIDTINTTLPIFVDKQIIGAVEIAKDYTRLKQLSESLLDLQKNVIKNNKKKTAKNIKYTLDDLKTVNPIFQSLKDEAKKLAKSNSPILVYGESGTGKELFVQGVHHESLRGDGPFIAQNCAAIPETLLESILFGTAKGSYTGAVERKGLFELADGGTLFLDELHTMPIELQAKLLRVLEDGMVRRVGSSQNISVDVRIIAAMNVHPNTALQNQKLRSDLYYRLNVFTFSLLPLRERKEDIQLLTQYFIAFFNKSLQKKINGVEQKVKGLFMDHPWPGNVRELKHTIEYMMNVCDDEILQVKDLPIMMKQLAAGNENSDNNLSLRKNLEELEKKLIHTALDLSAGNVKQAAELLDIPRQTLQYKIKKLRE